A single genomic interval of Lathyrus oleraceus cultivar Zhongwan6 chromosome 7, CAAS_Psat_ZW6_1.0, whole genome shotgun sequence harbors:
- the LOC127103772 gene encoding uncharacterized protein LOC127103772, producing the protein MDTSTRKSTSSFRFKSPDISSLKVLCSKVVALKDNKFRANFGNIVDLLTEKVDYSAITIMSQYYDVPLRCFTFPDFQISPTLEDLERLLNRPTKEYNPFPKLEEGFYLTELSLTLGINANKLVDNWGIKRSIKGLTQKFLEAHAWEMIKKGRPDFCSATLALLIHGIVLFPNLDKFVDQLAVEVFLTKNPVPFLLADFYHTFHKRHEKKGGTFLCCAPMLHLWMRARMPQSGPFTENKLTWPQRFASLSANSILWYKRE; encoded by the coding sequence ATGGATACTTCAACAAGGAAAAGCACTTCTTCTTTCCGCTTCAAGAGTCCCGACATCAGTTCATTAAAGGTCCTCTGTTCAAAGGTCGTAGCTCTCAAAGACAACAAGTTTAGAGCCAATTTTGGGAACATAGTAGATCTTCTAACCGAGAAGGTTGACTATAGTGCTATCACTATAATGTCCCAATACTATGACGtccctttaagatgcttcactttccccgacttccaaatctctccaaccTTGGAAGACCTCGAGAGACTCCTCAATCGACCAACCAAGGAATACAATCCTTTCCCGAAATTGGAAGAAGGCTTCTATTTGACCGAGCTCTCACTCACCTTGGGTATCAACGCCAACAAGCTAGTGGATAATTGGGGCATTAAAAGATCCATCAAAGGTTTAACTCAAAAGTTCCTAGAAGCCCATGCTTGGGAAATGATTAAAAAAGGAAGACCCGACTTTTGTAGTGCAACCTTGGCACTTTTGATTCATGGAATTGTCCTCTTCCCAAATCTGGACAAGTTCGTGGATCAATTAGCAGTTGAAGTCTTTTTAACAAAGAATCCGGTGCCTTTTTTACTTGCCGATTTCTACCATACCTTCCATAAAAGGCATGAGAAGAAGGGAGGTACTTTCCTTTGTTGCGCTCCTATGCTACATCTTTGGATGAGGGCCCGCATGCCTCAAAGTGGACCCTTCACCGAAAACAAACTGACATGGCCGCAAAGGTTCGCATCTCTCTCTGCCAACTCAATTCTATGGTACAAGAGGGAATGA